The Cyanobacteriota bacterium genome segment GACCTTTATCGATACCCCTGGAGCACTTCCCAGTGCTGAAGCAGAACGCCTAGGGCAGGGTGAAGCTATTGCTTACAACCTACGGGAAATGTTTCGCCTGTCAGTGCCTATTATCTGTACTGTTATTGGGGAAGGTGGCTCTGGTGGTGCACTAGGCATTGGGGTGGGCGATCGACTACTGATGTTCGAGCATTCTGTCTATACCGTTGCTAGCCCCGAAGCCTGCGCCTCTATCCTGTGGAAAGATGCCAGCAAAGCTCCCCAAGCGGCTGAAGCTTTGAAGTTCACAGCGAAGGATCTGAAGGATTTGGGCATTCTAGATCAAATGCTACCAGAACCTCTGGGTGGTGCTCACTCTAATCCTCTGGCTACTGCTACTACCCTGAAGCAAGCCCTATTGGCTAACCTAGCTGACTTAAGCGCCCTATCACCCGATGAACTGCGAGCACAACGCTACAAGAAGTTCCGTAAGATTGGGGTCTTTCTGGAATGAGTGTTAAAACTAGAGGCATAACCCTGTAGCTTTTTACAGGGCTACGTTAGAATTAGGGTTAAAGCGGAATAAGTCCGACCTAGTCATCATTAACCGCAGCACGATATTAGTGACAAATTAGTGACAATAGCAATAAATCCAGTGACAACTTTAGTATTTGTGTGAGCAACAATCATCATGGCAGTTGACGTGTTAGTTGAGAAGAAGAAACTTGCAAAGCCACCCCTGAAGGTTCATCAGCTAGGCGATCGAGTCTTACGCCAGACCGCCAAGCGCGTCAGCAAGGTGGATGATGAACTGCGGACGTTGGTTCGAGAAATGCTGCAAACGATGTACAGTCAAAACGGCATTGGTCTTGCTGCCCCTCAGATTGCCATTCAAAAACAGTTGCTCGTGATAGATTGCCAGCCCGACGAAGCTACAACTCCCCCCTTGGTGATGATTAACCCAGTCATCAATCAAGTCAGCGACGATTTGGCAGTTGACCAAGAAGGGTGTCTAAGCATTCCTGGTGTATTTTTGGATGTACGCCGCCCTGAAATCATTGATGTGTCCTTTAAGGATGAACATGGTCGTCCTCAGCGCATGATGGCCTCAGGTTTGTTAGCGCGGGTAATTCAACACGAAATGGATCATTTGAACGGTGTGTTGTTTGTCGATCGAGTTGAAAACGAACTTGCTCTGAACCAAGAACTGAGCAAGCACGGCTTTTCTCAACAAGCAGTGCGCCCTATCCGCTAACTCCCGCTTGCTGTTACTACATCCTTAGGAGACCCCGTGACCCCGAAAAGTGGTGCATTCTTAGCTGGTTCCTGTGTTGCTGCGATCGCTGCCGTCGGCTGCATCTTTGAGCTGAGTTCAGGCAAACCCGATCTGGGCAGTTTACCAACCTGGATGATTTTTGCTGCCAGCGTGCCCTTGACCATTTTCCTATTCA includes the following:
- a CDS encoding acetyl-CoA carboxylase carboxyl transferase subunit alpha (catalyzes the carboxylation of acetyl-CoA to malonyl-CoA; forms a tetramer composed of two alpha (AccA) and two beta (AccD) subunits; one of the two catalytic subunits that can form the acetyl CoA carboxylase enzyme together with a carrier protein): RDTKDNVARNFGMASPGGYRKAMRVMDHADRFGLPILTFIDTPGALPSAEAERLGQGEAIAYNLREMFRLSVPIICTVIGEGGSGGALGIGVGDRLLMFEHSVYTVASPEACASILWKDASKAPQAAEALKFTAKDLKDLGILDQMLPEPLGGAHSNPLATATTLKQALLANLADLSALSPDELRAQRYKKFRKIGVFLE
- the def gene encoding peptide deformylase, which produces MAVDVLVEKKKLAKPPLKVHQLGDRVLRQTAKRVSKVDDELRTLVREMLQTMYSQNGIGLAAPQIAIQKQLLVIDCQPDEATTPPLVMINPVINQVSDDLAVDQEGCLSIPGVFLDVRRPEIIDVSFKDEHGRPQRMMASGLLARVIQHEMDHLNGVLFVDRVENELALNQELSKHGFSQQAVRPIR